The Penicillium oxalicum strain HP7-1 chromosome IV, whole genome shotgun sequence genome contains a region encoding:
- a CDS encoding Exportin-1 → MRPGQETSSPGEPACLRLEIQDHGIKEPRGSHVMRAPDSASIDAARGQAADRDVSLAAPLNSFAPTSWTTLSLPPAFGSTSLFASAPGSNPVISARLGDGHFVRANAPISAAACLYLYKSWTIRSAPSLRARAMWYVMVLFASPPVNSAETNLVYDYQTLKFQAHSIIQQKQAQQTLTEFKQNPDAWVTVGNILQEATYPQTKYIALQVLDDVIMTRWKVLPRDQCQGIRNFIVNFIIESSGSEEKLHSERTFLNKLNLVLVSILKQEWPHNWPTFINEIVSSCHASLSICENNMAILRLLSEEVFDFSQDQMTSVKARNLKTSMTQEFASIFQLCSEVLNTATQPSLVKATLETLLRFLNWIPLGYIFETPIINTLLTRFLDVPDFRNLTLKCLTEIGGLQIGAPYNYDERLVHMFTETLTTVSNVIPLSLDLKETYARSNSRDQEFVANLALFLSSFFSAHLDLIEKLPNQDFLTHAHFYLIRISQIDDREVFKICLDYWTRLVQELYEEMQQLPITDINPLVTMGVSGLSNGGAPHPSTLANYPLRKHKYETVLSNLRTVMIEKMVRPEEVLIVENEEGEIVREFVKESDTIQLYKTIRECLVYLTHLDVVDTETIMIDKLAKQVDGSEWSWANCNTLCWAIGSISGAMNEDTEKRFLVTVIKDLLGLTEQKRGKDNKAVVASNIMYIVGQYPRFLKAHWKFLKTVVNKLFEFMHETHEGVQDMACDTFIKIANKCRRHFVALQPGENEPFIEEIVRNMRKITMDLSPQQIHTFYEACGYMISAQGQKTLQDRLIENLMALPNSAWDQIIAEANQNAAILQDGNTIKIIGNIMKTNVAACSSIGTYFYSQIGRIYHDMLNMYRASSQLINDAVANDGTIAPKTPKVRGLRTIKKEILKLIDTYVEKSDDVDMVNANMVPPLLEAVLIDYNRNVPDAREAEVLHVMTTIIHKLHTSMEDKIPAIMDSVFSCTLEMINKDFHEYPEHRVQFFKLLQAINLYCFPALLKLDGTQFKFVIDSCMWASKHDNREVESTGLTMCFELMNNMAEADVQTSSIFFRQFYLPILQDVFFVLTDSDHKAGFKSQAMLLSRMFEFVETGKIQEPIYAPEQAPAGTTNKQFLQEYVANLLQNAFKNLQEAQIKQFVLGLFAYTNDLNKFKTHLRDFLISLKEFSDDNADLYAEEREQAVRDAQAAERSRAMKVGGLLKPSEMDQEDEL, encoded by the exons ATGAGGCCGGGACAGGAAACCAGCTCGCCAGGTGAGCCTGCATGCCTGAGGCTTGAAATTCAAGATCACGGGATCAAGGAGCCTAGAGGAAGTCATGTGATGAGAGCGCCTGACTCAGCATCCATTGACGCGGCCCGAGGGCAGGCGGCGGATCGAGATG TGTCGCTTGCGGCTCCTCTCAATTCTTTCGCACCCACTTCCTGGAccaccctctccctcccccccgcTTTTGGATCGACCTCCCTCTTCGCCTCTGCCCCGGGTTCCAATCCTGTCATTTCAGCACGCCTCGGTGACGGCCATTTCGTGAGGGCGAACGCGCCAATCTCTGCGGCGGCATGTCTGTATCTGTACAAGAGCTGGACAATACGGTCCGCGCCTTCTTTGAGGGCAAGGGCGATGTGGTACGTCATGGTCCTTTTCGCGTCCCCCCCCGTGAACTCTGCGGAGACAAACCTTGTCTATGATTATCAGACCTTGAAATTCCAAGCTCACAGCATCATACAGCAAAAACAAGCCCAGCAAACCCTGACCGAA TTCAAACAAAATCCGGATGCCTGGGTCACGGTGGGCAATATCCTCCAGGAGGCAACCTATCCTCAAACAAAGT ACATTGCTCTGCAAGTGCTCGACGATGTGATCATGACCCGGTGGAAGGTCCTGCCCAGAGATCAATGTCAAG GCATTCGAAATTTCATCGTCAATTTCATCATCGAAAGCTCCGGCTCCGAAGAAAAACTCCACTCTGAGCGCACCTTTTTGAACAAACTCAACCTGGTCCTGGTCTCGATCCTCAAGCAGGAGTGGCCGCACAACTGGCCCACCTTCATCAACGAAATCGTCTCCTCGTGCCATGCCAGTCTGTCCATCTGCGAAAACAACATGGCCATCCTGCGCCTGTTGTCCGAAGAGGTCTTCGACTTCTCACAGGACCAGATGACCTCGGTCAAAGCTCGCAACCTGAAAACCTCCATGACCCAGGAATTCGCCTCTATTTTCCAGCTGTGCTCTGAAGTCCTCAATACCGCTACCCAGCCTAGTCTCGTCAAGGCGACCCTCGAGACCCTGCTCCGCTTCCTCAACTGGATCCCACTGGGCTACATCTTCGAAACGCCGATCATCAATACCCTCCTCACGCGATTCCTGGACGTGCCCGACTTCCGCAACTTGACCCTCAAATGCTTGACTGAGATCGGCGGCTTGCAGATTGGTGCGCCCTATAACTACGATGAGAGACTCGTGCACATGTTCACCGAGACCTTGACAACGGTCTCCAACGTGATTCCCTTGTCGCTCGACTTGAAAGAGACCTACGCTCGGAGCAACTCACGCGACCAGGAATTTGTCGCCAACCTTGCGCTGTTCCTCTCCAGCTTTTTCAGCGCCCATCTGGAT CTCATCGAGAAGTTACCCAACCAAGACTTCCTCACGCACGCCCATTTCTACCTGATCCGAATCAGTCAGATCGACGATCGTGAGGTCTTCAAGATCTGCCTGGATTACTGGACGCGCCTGGTTCAGGAGCTCTACGAAGAAATGCAGCAACTACCCATTACCGACATCAACCCGCTCGTGACGATGGGGGTGAGTGGTCTATCCAACGGTGGCGCGCCGCACCCCAGCACCTTGGCCAACTATCCCCTTCGCAAGCACAAGTACGAGACCGTGCTCTCAAATCTGCGCACGGTGATGATTGAGAAGATGGTCCGTCCCGAAGAGGTCTTGATCGTCGAGAATGAGGAGGGTGAAATTGTCCGCGAGTTTGTCAAAGAGAGCGACACCATTCAGCTGTACAAGACCATCCGTGAATGCTTGGTTTACCTTACCCATTTGGACGTTGTGGACACCGAGACCATCATGATTGACAAGTTGGCCAAGCAAGTCGATGGATCCGAGTGGTCCTGGGCCAATTGCAATACCCTGTGCTGGGCTATTGGATCCATTTCGGGTGCCATGAACGAAGACACGGAAAAGCGCTTCCTCGTGACCGTCATCAAGGATCTTCTGGGCCTGACGGAACAGAAGCGTGGCAAAGACAACAAGGCCGTGGTGGCCAGTAACATCATGTACATTGTTGGCCAGTATCCGCGATTCTTGAAAGCTCACTGGAAGTTCCTCAAGACCGTCGTCAACAAGCTCTTTGAGTTCATGCACGAAACCCACGAAGGTGTACAAGACATGGCCTGTGATACCTTCATCAAGATTGCCAACAAGTGCCGGCGACACTTTGTCGCGCTGCAGCCCGGTGAAAACGAGCCTTTCATTGAGGAGATTGTTCGCAACATGAGAAAAATCACCATGGACCTTTCCCCGCAACAGATCCACACTTTCTACGAGGCGTGTGGATACATGATCTCCGCTCAGGGTCAAAAGACTCTTCAGGACCGATTGATTGAGAATCTCATGGCGTTGCCCAACTCGGCATGGGACCAGATCATCGCCGAGGCCAACCAGAACGCCGCTATTCTCCAGGATGGCAACACCATCAAGATTATTGGCAATATCATGAAGACCAACGTGGCGGCTTGCTCATCGATTGGAACTTACTTCTACTCTCAAATCGGCCGCATTTACCATGACATGTTGAACATGTACCGCGCTTCCAGCCAGCTGATCAACGACGCGGTTGCTAACGATG GCACAATCGCCCCCAAGACCCCCAAGGTCCGTGGCCTTCGCACgatcaaaaaggaaatcTTGAAATTGATCGACACCTACGTGGAGAAATCCGACGATGTTGACATGGTCAACGCGAACATGgtccctcctctcctcgaGGCGGTTTTGATTGACTACAACCGTAATGTGCCCGATGCTCGAGAGGCCGAGGTGCTGCATGTCATGACTACTATCATTCACAAGCTCCAC ACATCAATGGAGGACAAGATTCCCGCCATCATGGACAGTGTCTTCAGCTGCaccttggagatgatcaacaaAGATTTCCACGAGTACCCCGAGCATCGAGTCCAATTCTTCAAGCTCCTTCAGGCTATCAACTTGTACTGTTTCCCCGCGCTCCTGAAATTGGATGGCACTCAGTTCAAGTTTGTTATTGATTCTTGCATGTGGGCTTCCAAACACGACAACCGGGAGGTGGAGAGCACTGGTCTGACCATGTGCTTCGAGCTGATGAACAACATGGCTGAAGCCGATGTGCAAACCTCAagcatcttcttccgccaGTTCTACCTTCCCATTTTGCAGGACGTTTTCTTTGTTCTCACCGACAGTGACCACAAGGCCGGCTTCAAGTCCCAGGCCATGCTCTTGTCTCGTATGTTTGAATTTGTTGAGACTGGCAAAATTCAGGAACCTATCTATGCTCCCGAACAAGCGCCCGCCGGCACGACAAACAAGCAATTCCTGCAGGAATACGTGGCAAACCTGCTTCAGAATGCATTCAAGAACTTGCAGGA GGCTCAAATCAAGCAGTTTGTCCTTGGCTTGTTCGCATATACCAATGACTTGAACAAGTTCAAGACTCACCTGCGCGatttcttgatctctctcaAGGAGTTCTCTGACGATAACGCCGATCTGTATGCAGAGGAGCGTGAACAGGCTGTTCGTGACGCTCAAGCTGCTGAGCGTAGTCGGGCAATGAAGGTTGGAGGCTTGTTGAAGCCTTCGGAGATGGATCAGGAGGATGAACTATGA
- a CDS encoding Type 1 phosphatases regulator ypi1: MSRTRQPATIPSQSTTETSGEPSTIRLTGTLRLRAEESPSTSTNGAEPSQSRRIRWSEDVVDNEGMGKKSSKVCCIFHKARPVGESSSEESSSSSSDSDTDSDYDRRNDMARRANSRRGRSPLGEDGHEHGHNHDHDGMCAGASVSASKSKIKRARRKPSPNAYEKMPKPSKNPQMRGP; the protein is encoded by the exons ATGTCGCGAACTCGTCAACCCGCAACGATACCATCGCAATCCACCACTGAAACATCCGGTGAACCCTCCACAATCCGTCTCACAGGCACCCTCCGATTGCGCGCCGAAGAATCCCCCTCCACGTCCACCAACGGTGCTGAACCCTCCCAGTCTCGGCGAATTCGCTGGAGCGAAGATGTCGTCGACAACGAGgggatggggaagaagagttcAAAAG TCTGCTGCATTTTCCACAAAGCCCGACCGGTAGGCGAGAGCAGTTCCGAGGAATCATCCTCGAGTTCATCCGACAGTGACACCGACAGCGATTACGATCGTCGCAACGATATGGCTCGCCGTGCAAATTCAAGACGGGGACGAAGTCCCTTGGGAGAAGATGGGCATGAGCATGGCCACAATCATGACCACGATGGGATGTGTGCTGGAGCGTCAGTGTCAGCTTCGAAAAGCAAGATCAAGCGTGCGAGAAGAAAGCCTAGTCCCAATGCCTATGAGAAGATGCCAAAGCCGTCGAAGAATCCGCAAATGCGGGGACCTTGA
- a CDS encoding DASH complex subunit DAD2, whose protein sequence is MAYSSRPTSMLPGSGLRQPTSQPSSALTARIAAKKAELENLRQLRDLSGTLAMQMQALESKIATLKDGTEAVACVLANWENVLRAISLASTKASGLDSGHADTEDFTREPRLPSTLVRIPAEPREKTGE, encoded by the exons ATGGCCTACTCATCACGGCCGACGTCCATGCTCCCCGGCTCAGGTCTTCGTCAACCCACCAGTCAACCCTCGTCCGCACTCACAGCGCGCATCGCCGCGAAAAAGGCCGAATTGGAAAATCTGCGACAACTGCGGGATCTCAGTGGCACACTGGCCATGCAAATGCAGGCCCTCGAAAGCAAGATTGCAACGTTGAAGGATGGCACCGAAG CGGTTGCATGCGTCCTTGCCAATTGGGAGAATGTGTTGCGCGCTATCAGTTTAGCCTCCA CCAAAGCTAGCGGACTCGATTCAGGTCATGCGGACACGGAAGATTTCACGCGCGAACCTCGCTTGCCATCAACTCTTGTTCGCATTCCGGCCGAACCACGAGAGAAGACCGGCGAGTGA